A genomic segment from Clostridiisalibacter paucivorans DSM 22131 encodes:
- a CDS encoding sigma-54-dependent Fis family transcriptional regulator, translating to MKEKLEEIKSIWEKFIKKDEISKDINPIILQSWLRCRDLNVDYKKGRGLNISEVELKRIKEENKELLEVAWPIMKNLHSIVLGSEFVLVLTDKNGYVLESIGEENIRREANKLNFLPGCLWSEEAVGTNAIGTCLKVDQPIQVIGAEHYCLYHHYWTCSAVPIHDDKGNIIGCLDMSGDSYGAHKHTLGIVVAAAYSIENQIALLRSHKLIDTTIESISDGMIIIDKNYKVNKTNNIASEILGLTREEIHHMDIRNVLRDVDFKREILKQKNSQRYIDCNFNINNKRIPCSANIAPIVTKNESIGAAIVFREVKYLHNAVNSVSGNKATYTFDDIITENKKMKNVIKLAKKISRANCCVLIEGESGTGKELFAHSIHNHSNKKNGPFIAINCASLPRDLMESELFGYEKGSFTGASKEGKPGKFELADGGTLFLDEIGELPLELQAKLLRVLDNLKVTRIGGKYEKKLDVRVIAATNRNLYEEVRRKSFREDLYYRLNVFKIKIPPLRERINDIEVCVKYFLNKLSVAQKYDKKPSEDFIKKLKSYKWKGNVRELQNIIERAYYLSEGQVITDECLPEDLFYDSIYKDGLSDISLETVEKRTIIHALIKSKGHVIEAGKLLNLSKSSIYRKIKKYNIDLNEIV from the coding sequence ATGAAAGAAAAACTTGAAGAAATTAAGAGTATTTGGGAAAAATTCATTAAAAAAGATGAAATATCTAAAGACATAAATCCAATTATATTACAATCATGGCTTAGATGTAGAGATTTAAATGTGGACTATAAAAAGGGAAGAGGACTAAATATAAGTGAAGTAGAGTTAAAAAGAATAAAAGAGGAAAATAAGGAACTTTTAGAGGTTGCATGGCCAATTATGAAAAATCTTCACAGCATTGTATTGGGGTCAGAATTTGTATTGGTTTTAACAGATAAGAATGGATATGTTTTAGAATCTATTGGCGAAGAAAATATCAGAAGAGAGGCCAATAAACTTAATTTTTTACCAGGATGTTTGTGGTCGGAAGAGGCTGTTGGTACAAATGCTATAGGGACTTGTTTAAAAGTAGATCAGCCTATTCAGGTAATAGGGGCAGAACACTATTGTCTTTATCATCACTATTGGACTTGTTCGGCAGTGCCTATCCATGATGATAAGGGCAATATAATTGGTTGTTTAGATATGTCGGGGGATTCATATGGTGCCCACAAACATACCTTGGGTATTGTTGTGGCAGCAGCCTATTCCATAGAAAATCAGATTGCTCTATTGAGGTCCCATAAGCTTATTGATACAACTATAGAGTCTATTTCTGATGGTATGATAATTATAGACAAAAATTATAAAGTAAACAAAACTAATAACATCGCATCGGAGATTCTGGGACTGACGAGGGAAGAAATACACCATATGGATATTAGAAATGTTTTAAGGGATGTGGATTTTAAAAGAGAGATATTAAAACAGAAAAATTCCCAACGTTATATTGATTGTAATTTTAATATTAATAATAAAAGAATACCTTGTAGTGCAAATATCGCACCTATTGTTACTAAAAATGAATCAATTGGTGCAGCTATTGTATTTAGAGAAGTAAAATATCTGCATAATGCAGTAAATTCAGTAAGTGGAAATAAGGCAACTTATACCTTCGATGATATTATAACAGAAAATAAGAAGATGAAAAATGTTATTAAGTTAGCGAAAAAGATATCTAGAGCTAATTGTTGTGTGCTTATAGAGGGAGAAAGTGGCACAGGGAAAGAGCTATTTGCCCATTCTATACACAATCATAGCAATAAAAAAAATGGCCCATTTATAGCTATAAACTGTGCATCACTGCCTAGAGATTTGATGGAAAGTGAATTGTTTGGATATGAGAAAGGATCATTTACTGGAGCATCTAAAGAGGGGAAACCTGGCAAGTTTGAATTAGCTGATGGGGGTACTTTGTTTCTTGATGAGATTGGAGAACTGCCATTGGAATTGCAGGCAAAGCTTTTAAGGGTTCTTGATAATCTTAAGGTGACTAGGATAGGCGGAAAATATGAAAAAAAATTAGATGTGAGGGTAATTGCAGCTACTAATAGGAATCTATATGAAGAAGTAAGGAGAAAAAGTTTCAGAGAGGATCTATATTATAGATTAAATGTATTCAAGATAAAGATTCCTCCATTGAGAGAAAGGATAAATGATATTGAGGTATGTGTAAAATACTTTCTAAACAAACTAAGTGTTGCACAAAAATATGATAAAAAACCTAGTGAGGATTTTATAAAAAAACTTAAAAGTTACAAATGGAAAGGCAATGTCAGAGAATTACAAAACATCATTGAAAGGGCCTATTATTTAAGTGAAGGTCAAGTTATTACGGATGAATGTTTACCAGAAGATTTATTTTATGATTCTATATATAAAGATGGTTTATCTGATATTTCTTTGGAAACTGTGGAGAAAAGGACTATTATCCATGCATTGATAAAATCTAAAGGTCATGTCATAGAGGCAGGAAAATTATTGAATTTGAGTAAATCATCAATTTATAGAAAGATTAAAAAATATAATATTGATCTTAATGAGATAGTCTAA
- the pdhA gene encoding pyruvate dehydrogenase (acetyl-transferring) E1 component subunit alpha, translating into MNLDSNQIINMYETMLKIRKFETKAMILFEEGNIPGFVHLYLGEEAVATGVCANLDEKDYITSTHRGHGHILAKGGDLKYMMAELFGKETGYCKGKGGSMHIADATKGILGANGIVGAGHNISIGAGLSAKYRGTDQVCVCFFGDGSTNQGTFHESINLASIWKLPVVFVCENNLYGISMSQDRHQAIQDVADRAVAYNIPGVTVDGNDVFAVYEATNEAIKRAREGQGPTLVECKTYRHRGHFEGDPGAYKPEEEQKEWRDKDPIPRLEKFMVENDIITKKKIKGINEKIDKDIEEAVKFAQDSPEPSLESAVEDIYTDIVEEVRVR; encoded by the coding sequence TTGAACTTAGATAGTAATCAAATCATTAATATGTATGAAACTATGTTGAAGATTAGAAAATTTGAGACAAAGGCCATGATACTATTTGAAGAGGGAAATATACCAGGGTTTGTGCATCTATATTTGGGAGAGGAAGCCGTAGCTACAGGGGTATGTGCCAATTTAGATGAAAAAGATTACATTACTAGTACCCATAGGGGGCATGGTCATATTTTAGCAAAAGGTGGAGACCTTAAATATATGATGGCTGAACTATTTGGAAAAGAGACAGGATATTGTAAAGGAAAGGGCGGCTCTATGCATATTGCTGATGCTACTAAAGGAATTTTAGGTGCCAATGGTATAGTGGGTGCTGGACATAATATTTCTATTGGTGCTGGATTAAGTGCAAAGTATAGGGGAACAGACCAGGTATGTGTATGTTTCTTTGGTGATGGCTCTACAAATCAAGGGACATTTCATGAATCTATAAATCTGGCAAGCATATGGAAGCTACCAGTTGTATTTGTATGTGAAAACAATTTATATGGCATATCCATGAGTCAAGATAGACATCAAGCTATTCAGGATGTTGCAGATAGAGCAGTTGCATATAATATTCCAGGGGTTACTGTTGATGGTAATGATGTTTTTGCAGTATATGAGGCTACCAATGAAGCAATAAAAAGGGCTAGAGAGGGGCAAGGACCAACGCTTGTTGAGTGCAAAACATATAGACATAGGGGACATTTTGAAGGAGATCCTGGAGCATATAAACCTGAAGAAGAACAAAAAGAATGGCGTGACAAAGATCCAATACCTAGATTAGAAAAATTCATGGTGGAAAACGATATTATAACGAAAAAGAAAATAAAGGGTATTAATGAAAAAATAGATAAAGACATAGAGGAGGCCGTTAAATTTGCCCAAGATAGTCCAGAGCCTTCTTTAGAATCAGCTGTTGAAGATATATATACCGATATAGTAGAGGAGGTTAGAGTTAGATGA
- a CDS encoding alpha-ketoacid dehydrogenase subunit beta, with amino-acid sequence MKKMTYAEAIREGMRIKMKENSDVFLFGEDVGAFGGCFGVTAGLFDEFGEKRVRDTPISEGAIIGTAIGAAATGLRPIAELMFIDFLTVGMDQLVNQAAKMRYMFGGKITLPMVVRLPAGAGVQAAAQHSQSLEAWITHVPGLKVVYPSTPQDALGLMLGAIEDDNPVMYIEHKLLYGMDGEVDENIKPIPLGVADIKREGSDVTVIATGKMVHEALAAADELSKEGKDIEVIDLRTLYPLDKDTIFKSVEKTNRVVIVTEENKRGGYGGEISALISEEYFDYLDAPIARIGCLDTPIPFSPKLESYVIPNAEDIKSAVKSLG; translated from the coding sequence ATGAAAAAGATGACTTATGCTGAAGCCATTAGAGAAGGTATGCGAATAAAAATGAAAGAAAATTCTGACGTATTTTTATTTGGAGAAGATGTAGGTGCATTTGGAGGATGTTTTGGAGTTACAGCTGGACTCTTTGACGAATTTGGAGAAAAGAGAGTCAGAGATACTCCTATATCTGAGGGGGCTATAATAGGAACTGCTATAGGTGCTGCAGCTACAGGGTTGAGACCTATTGCTGAACTTATGTTTATCGACTTTTTAACGGTAGGAATGGATCAATTAGTGAATCAAGCGGCAAAGATGAGATATATGTTTGGTGGTAAGATAACGCTGCCTATGGTAGTAAGACTTCCAGCGGGGGCGGGAGTACAAGCCGCTGCTCAACACTCCCAATCCCTTGAAGCATGGATAACCCATGTGCCAGGATTGAAGGTAGTATATCCATCTACACCTCAAGATGCATTGGGCTTAATGTTAGGTGCTATAGAGGATGATAACCCTGTAATGTATATAGAGCACAAATTACTATATGGTATGGATGGAGAGGTAGATGAAAATATAAAACCAATTCCATTGGGGGTAGCAGATATTAAAAGGGAAGGTTCAGATGTAACTGTAATAGCAACAGGAAAAATGGTACATGAAGCATTGGCAGCAGCTGATGAACTTTCTAAGGAAGGAAAAGATATAGAGGTAATAGATTTAAGGACATTATATCCATTGGATAAGGATACAATATTTAAATCTGTTGAAAAGACTAATAGAGTTGTAATAGTAACAGAGGAGAATAAGAGGGGAGGATATGGTGGAGAAATTTCAGCATTAATATCTGAAGAATATTTTGATTATTTAGATGCTCCCATAGCAAGAATAGGATGTCTAGATACGCCAATACCTTTTTCGCCAAAACTTGAAAGTTATGTAATACCCAATGCTGAAGATATAAAAAGTGCTGTTAAAAGTCTAGGTTAA
- a CDS encoding ATP-NAD kinase family protein, translated as MITIGIIANPSSGKDIRRLVSHATVVDNNEKVNIVERIILGAQGCGVEKVYIMPDTFQIGYRVIDKLSISKELNTNIEVLDMNINGETKDSVIAAKDMEDKKVGALVVLGGDGTNRAVAKSVKHVPIISLSTGTNNVYPEMIEGTVAGMAAAVVASGKYLLEDISRKDKQIEIYKNGAFTDIALVDAVISKKFVIGSRAIWDMEDIVKVIVSRAHPASIGFSSLVGCNVIVKENDDFGACIDLTEDKYKVIAPIAAGILKEVKLGSAQRIKLNEKYIIKPKYNGMIALDGEREIPFKADDALVVKITRNGPYHVDIKKTLEIAQRDGFFNK; from the coding sequence ATGATTACTATAGGAATTATTGCAAATCCCTCATCGGGTAAAGACATAAGAAGATTGGTATCCCATGCAACAGTAGTGGACAATAATGAAAAGGTGAATATTGTAGAGAGGATTATATTGGGTGCCCAAGGATGTGGGGTTGAAAAAGTATATATAATGCCTGATACTTTTCAAATAGGATACAGAGTAATTGACAAGCTATCTATTTCTAAGGAGCTTAATACAAATATAGAAGTTTTAGATATGAATATAAATGGAGAGACAAAGGATAGTGTTATAGCAGCAAAAGATATGGAAGATAAAAAGGTTGGGGCTTTAGTAGTTTTAGGTGGAGATGGAACAAATAGAGCAGTAGCAAAATCTGTAAAGCATGTGCCTATCATTAGTTTATCTACAGGAACCAATAATGTATATCCTGAGATGATAGAAGGTACTGTAGCAGGTATGGCAGCAGCAGTTGTGGCTTCTGGGAAATATTTATTGGAAGATATATCTAGAAAAGATAAGCAGATAGAAATATATAAAAACGGAGCATTTACAGATATAGCATTAGTAGATGCAGTTATTTCTAAAAAATTTGTAATAGGTTCACGGGCCATATGGGATATGGAAGATATAGTTAAGGTTATAGTTTCTAGGGCCCACCCAGCATCTATAGGATTCTCTTCCTTAGTAGGATGTAATGTAATTGTAAAGGAAAATGACGATTTTGGAGCTTGTATAGATTTAACTGAGGACAAATACAAAGTAATAGCACCTATTGCAGCAGGTATTTTAAAAGAGGTTAAATTAGGATCGGCTCAAAGGATTAAATTAAATGAAAAATATATAATAAAGCCTAAATATAATGGAATGATAGCATTGGATGGAGAACGAGAAATTCCATTTAAGGCAGATGATGCACTAGTTGTTAAGATTACTAGAAATGGGCCATATCATGTAGATATAAAGAAGACGTTGGAAATAGCCCAACGGGATGGTTTTTTTAATAAGTGA
- a CDS encoding dihydrolipoamide acetyltransferase family protein, translating to MSKTIVMPKLGLTMKEGKLTKWHKKEGDEVKEGDILFDVETNKLSNEVEVKESGILRKVIIDEGEVVPCLEPVAIIADKDEDISAILAEIEGKKEGQDKEEKREVVEEKTDNNKEIKTKRLIASPAAKRIAKEKGIDISEVVGTGPNGRITIKDVENYETLKTKAPKSTPMARKVAKDFGIDLNDIDKQDRINKQDVYDLYREQELVSSIEPKEKAVPMSTMRKVIGDRMYESWQTSPVVNYNIRVDMTNLKKLKKELKNKVKLTYTDFLIKIVSKTLLEFPLLNCSIDGDDIITRNYVNMGVAVAIEEGLIVPVVKYAHSKGLKEISYEVRSLADKAKNNELTNSDIDGGTFTITNLGMFGIESFAPIINQPEVGILGVNAIVDTPMVENKEIVIKPLMNLSLTADHRAVDGAVAAKFMAKLKEYLENPGMLLL from the coding sequence ATGTCAAAAACTATTGTGATGCCTAAATTGGGTTTAACAATGAAGGAAGGAAAATTGACAAAATGGCATAAGAAAGAAGGAGATGAAGTAAAAGAAGGAGATATATTATTTGATGTTGAGACTAATAAATTGAGTAATGAAGTTGAGGTCAAGGAGTCAGGGATTTTAAGAAAAGTAATAATAGATGAAGGAGAAGTAGTACCATGTTTAGAACCTGTGGCTATTATAGCAGATAAAGATGAAGATATATCTGCTATTTTGGCAGAAATAGAGGGGAAAAAAGAAGGTCAAGATAAAGAAGAGAAAAGGGAAGTAGTTGAGGAAAAAACAGATAACAACAAAGAGATAAAAACAAAACGATTGATTGCTTCACCTGCAGCAAAACGAATTGCTAAAGAAAAGGGGATAGATATATCTGAGGTTGTGGGAACAGGTCCCAATGGACGAATAACTATTAAAGATGTGGAAAATTATGAAACTTTAAAGACTAAAGCACCGAAATCTACACCTATGGCGAGAAAGGTAGCTAAAGATTTTGGAATTGATTTAAATGATATAGATAAACAAGATAGGATCAACAAACAAGATGTATATGATCTTTATAGAGAACAAGAGTTAGTATCTTCTATAGAACCAAAGGAAAAGGCAGTGCCTATGAGTACAATGAGAAAAGTTATTGGAGATAGAATGTATGAAAGTTGGCAAACTTCTCCAGTGGTAAATTATAATATTAGAGTAGATATGACAAATTTAAAAAAATTGAAGAAAGAACTGAAAAATAAGGTGAAACTTACTTATACAGACTTTCTAATTAAAATAGTTTCGAAGACATTGTTAGAATTTCCTCTGTTAAATTGTTCCATAGATGGAGATGATATAATCACTAGAAATTATGTAAATATGGGTGTTGCAGTGGCAATTGAAGAAGGGTTAATTGTACCTGTTGTAAAATATGCTCATAGTAAAGGTTTGAAAGAGATTTCATATGAGGTAAGATCCCTTGCAGATAAGGCGAAGAATAATGAATTAACTAATAGTGATATTGACGGGGGGACATTTACTATTACCAATCTTGGTATGTTTGGCATAGAATCCTTTGCACCAATTATTAATCAACCAGAAGTGGGAATATTAGGTGTTAATGCCATTGTAGATACACCAATGGTTGAAAACAAAGAAATTGTAATAAAACCCCTTATGAATTTATCTCTAACAGCAGATCACAGAGCTGTGGATGGTGCTGTAGCGGCTAAATTTATGGCGAAACTTAAGGAGTATTTAGAAAATCCAGGGATGCTTTTATTATAG